In Intestinibacillus sp. Marseille-P6563, a single genomic region encodes these proteins:
- a CDS encoding acyl-CoA thioesterase: protein MIEHVHKVQYYETDRMGVTHHSNYIRWMEEARVTFLDAIGWNYARLEQQGISSPVVSVQGDFKNTTTFDDAVVIKVWVKECSGVKLVVSYEMHNQATGQLVFTGTSSHCFLGQDGKIIRLQRSFPEFYQALQDQKA, encoded by the coding sequence ATGATCGAACATGTCCACAAGGTGCAGTATTATGAAACCGACCGCATGGGTGTGACCCACCACTCGAATTATATCCGCTGGATGGAGGAAGCACGGGTGACGTTTTTGGACGCCATCGGCTGGAACTATGCGCGGCTGGAGCAGCAGGGCATCAGCTCTCCGGTTGTCAGCGTCCAAGGCGATTTTAAGAACACCACGACTTTTGACGATGCGGTTGTGATTAAGGTGTGGGTCAAAGAATGCAGCGGGGTCAAATTGGTGGTTTCCTATGAGATGCACAACCAGGCGACCGGACAACTGGTCTTTACCGGAACATCTTCCCACTGTTTTTTAGGGCAGGATGGCAAGATCATCCGATTGCAGCGCAGTTTCCCGGAATTTTATCAGGCGCTGCAAGACCAAAAGGCATAA
- a CDS encoding MATE family efflux transporter has protein sequence MESGQNTHKLGSQPVGRLLLTMGAPMIVSMVLQAFYNIVDSAFVSNMPEAGEAALNALTLAFPLQMLMVAVSIGTGVGAGALLSTSLGQGDREKVNHTAGNALFLGCVIYAIFLIFGLFGVHSYIASQTVNRQIAGMATDYLQICCVISFGIVFFSVFEKLLQATGRSMYSTIAQVAGALVNIVLDPIMIYGYLGCPAFGVRGAAYATVLGQCVSFVLALMFHVRYNREVQNKLVYLKPQFKIIGEIYAIGLPAIVAQALMSVMTYGLNIILVSISESMVTAYGLYYKIQQFILFAAFGLRDAITPTIAFSYGMGHPARIQDGIRYGMLYTLAIMLIGLVILECFAAPFAALFGLSGQTQDLCVSAMHVVSTSFLFAGANIAFQGIFQALGGGIQSLVISFCRQLIFVLPVAWFFAQIGGQSIEQAWLVWLTFPLAEGLSAALACVLMQRLYQKRVLPLQVKKQSS, from the coding sequence ATGGAATCAGGACAAAACACACATAAATTAGGCAGCCAGCCGGTTGGGAGACTGCTGCTCACCATGGGGGCGCCGATGATCGTTTCCATGGTTTTGCAGGCCTTTTATAATATTGTGGACAGTGCTTTTGTTTCGAACATGCCAGAGGCAGGCGAAGCAGCGCTGAACGCGTTGACCTTGGCATTCCCCTTGCAAATGCTTATGGTTGCGGTGAGCATCGGCACCGGCGTTGGTGCCGGCGCCTTGCTTTCCACCAGCTTGGGCCAGGGAGACCGGGAAAAAGTCAATCATACAGCGGGAAATGCTTTGTTTCTGGGATGTGTGATCTATGCCATCTTCTTGATTTTTGGCCTGTTTGGGGTACATAGTTATATTGCTTCGCAGACAGTCAACCGCCAAATTGCCGGTATGGCAACAGATTATTTGCAGATTTGCTGCGTGATTTCGTTTGGAATCGTCTTTTTCTCCGTTTTTGAGAAACTATTGCAGGCAACTGGCCGGTCGATGTATTCCACCATTGCACAAGTCGCAGGCGCCTTGGTCAATATTGTATTGGACCCTATCATGATTTATGGATATTTGGGCTGCCCGGCATTTGGAGTGCGCGGTGCGGCATATGCCACAGTTCTTGGGCAATGTGTATCCTTTGTGCTGGCGTTGATGTTCCATGTGCGATATAATCGGGAGGTTCAAAATAAGTTAGTCTATCTCAAACCGCAGTTCAAGATTATTGGAGAAATTTATGCGATCGGCCTGCCTGCCATCGTGGCCCAGGCGTTGATGTCTGTCATGACTTATGGACTCAATATTATTTTGGTCAGCATCAGCGAATCGATGGTCACGGCATATGGCTTATATTATAAAATCCAGCAGTTCATCTTATTTGCTGCCTTTGGCCTGCGCGATGCCATCACCCCGACCATCGCCTTCAGTTACGGTATGGGCCATCCCGCGCGTATCCAGGATGGCATTCGATATGGGATGCTGTACACTCTGGCAATCATGCTGATTGGCCTAGTCATTTTGGAATGTTTTGCAGCACCCTTTGCAGCCCTGTTTGGCCTTTCCGGGCAGACACAAGACCTATGTGTCAGTGCGATGCATGTGGTATCCACCAGCTTTCTGTTTGCAGGCGCTAATATTGCTTTCCAAGGTATTTTTCAGGCATTGGGCGGCGGGATTCAATCGCTGGTCATCTCTTTCTGCCGGCAATTGATTTTTGTGCTGCCGGTCGCCTGGTTCTTTGCACAGATCGGCGGCCAATCGATCGAACAGGCTTGGCTGGTCTGGCTGACTTTTCCGCTGGCCGAAGGCTTGTCGGCGGCGCTGGCCTGTGTCCTGATGCAGCGGCTGTATCAAAAACGGGTGCTTCCGCTGCAAGTGAAAAAACAAAGCAGCTGA
- a CDS encoding DUF4186 domain-containing protein has protein sequence MQTISQALDKLQTSAFRSRFHLSETEKEYVRQKGMETIRRHAKDFIRQRLAPVGLQNDGRQTPMHGHPVFVAQHACACCCRKCLQKWYRVPVDVPLNAKMQQQIVDLLLTWIEREMQG, from the coding sequence ATGCAAACCATTTCACAGGCGCTGGATAAATTGCAGACTTCGGCATTCCGTTCCCGCTTTCATTTGTCGGAGACCGAAAAAGAGTATGTTCGGCAAAAAGGGATGGAGACCATCCGCCGGCATGCAAAAGATTTTATTCGGCAACGTCTGGCTCCGGTGGGTCTGCAAAACGATGGCCGTCAGACCCCGATGCATGGACATCCGGTCTTTGTCGCGCAGCATGCCTGTGCCTGCTGCTGCCGTAAATGCCTGCAAAAATGGTACCGTGTGCCAGTCGATGTGCCGCTGAATGCCAAGATGCAGCAGCAGATTGTCGATTTGTTGCTGACATGGATTGAGCGGGAAATGCAGGGTTAA
- a CDS encoding recombinase family protein encodes MPRIRKDKMARSYAEPFWKIGLYIRLSREDDNEDESESVINQEKILRDFVDSYFEPGTYVIVDVFADDGLTGTDTARPNFKRLEGCIVRKEVNCMIIKSLARGFRNLADQQKFLEEFIPIHGARFICTGTPFIDTYANPHSASGLEVPIRGMFNEQFAATTSEEIRKTFKMKRERGEFIGAFAPYGYKKDPNDKNSLIVDEEAAEVVKSIYHWFVNEGYSKMGIAKRLNQMGEPNPEAYKKKKGFKYNNPNSDKNDGLWSASTIARILQNEVYTGVMVQGRNRVISYKVHKQINVPEEEWFVVPNTHEAIIDRETFEKAQALHKRDTRTAPGKQEVYLMSGFVRCADCKKAMRRKTARDIAYYSCRSYTDKKICSKHSIRQDKLENAVLAALQMQIALVDRLAEEIERINNAPVINRESKRLSHSLKQAEKQLKQYNDASDSLYLDWKSGEITKEEYRRLKGKIAEQIQQLEANISYLKEEMQVMADGIGTDDPYLTAFLKYKNIQSLNRGIMVELVKAVWVHENGEITVDFNFADEYQRIIDYIENNHNVIRVIENKAI; translated from the coding sequence ATGCCCCGCATACGCAAAGACAAAATGGCACGCAGTTATGCAGAGCCGTTTTGGAAAATTGGGCTATACATTCGACTATCCAGAGAGGACGACAACGAGGACGAAAGCGAGAGTGTTATCAACCAAGAAAAGATACTCCGCGACTTTGTAGACAGCTATTTTGAGCCGGGAACCTATGTGATTGTAGACGTGTTTGCCGACGACGGATTGACAGGCACCGACACAGCGCGACCAAACTTCAAACGGCTTGAGGGCTGCATTGTCCGCAAAGAAGTAAACTGCATGATTATCAAATCCCTTGCACGCGGTTTCCGCAACCTTGCCGATCAACAAAAGTTTTTGGAGGAGTTCATACCCATTCACGGCGCAAGGTTTATTTGCACAGGCACGCCATTTATTGACACTTACGCTAACCCCCATTCTGCAAGCGGTCTTGAAGTACCTATTAGGGGAATGTTCAATGAGCAGTTTGCCGCGACCACTTCCGAAGAAATCCGCAAAACATTCAAGATGAAACGGGAGCGCGGCGAGTTCATAGGCGCGTTTGCCCCTTATGGCTACAAGAAAGACCCAAACGACAAAAACAGCTTGATTGTAGATGAAGAAGCAGCGGAAGTTGTCAAAAGCATTTACCATTGGTTTGTCAATGAGGGGTACAGTAAAATGGGGATTGCAAAGCGGCTTAACCAAATGGGAGAGCCGAACCCCGAAGCCTATAAGAAGAAAAAAGGCTTTAAGTATAACAACCCTAATTCCGACAAAAACGATGGTTTGTGGTCTGCCAGCACGATTGCAAGGATATTGCAAAATGAAGTTTATACGGGCGTAATGGTGCAAGGCCGTAACCGCGTAATAAGCTACAAAGTACACAAGCAGATCAACGTCCCCGAAGAAGAATGGTTTGTCGTCCCCAACACACACGAAGCGATTATTGACAGGGAAACATTCGAGAAAGCGCAAGCCCTACATAAGCGCGACACAAGGACAGCCCCCGGCAAACAGGAAGTCTATCTCATGTCCGGCTTTGTCCGTTGCGCGGATTGCAAAAAGGCCATGCGGCGCAAAACCGCCCGTGATATTGCCTACTACTCTTGCCGTAGCTACACCGATAAGAAGATTTGCAGCAAACATTCTATCCGGCAAGACAAGTTGGAAAACGCGGTATTGGCAGCGTTGCAAATGCAAATTGCCCTTGTAGATCGGCTTGCAGAAGAAATTGAACGGATTAACAACGCGCCTGTTATCAACCGGGAAAGCAAGAGATTATCCCATTCCTTGAAACAGGCAGAAAAGCAGCTAAAACAGTACAATGACGCTTCCGACAGCTTGTACCTTGATTGGAAAAGCGGTGAGATTACCAAAGAGGAATATCGCCGCTTGAAAGGCAAGATTGCAGAACAGATACAACAGCTTGAAGCGAACATCTCCTATCTGAAAGAGGAAATGCAGGTAATGGCTGATGGTATCGGAACCGACGACCCGTATCTAACCGCCTTTCTGAAATACAAAAACATTCAGAGCCTTAACCGCGGGATTATGGTTGAACTCGTAAAAGCGGTTTGGGTGCATGAGAACGGGGAAATAACGGTTGACTTCAATTTTGCCGACGAGTACCAGCGAATTATTGATTACATTGAGAATAACCACAACGTTATCCGAGTGATTGAGAACAAGGCAATCTAA
- a CDS encoding DUF6870 family protein produces MGYLSFRKSISAVDVLLQADKAYCNLTKKATFGAQHNRQRVHSVCIEPVGGYAMTAFPLRGKVERQLPRRKTGLAACGRRHTRRHNDTPALNTLKVLRGAPISMGRGETPVRLQLTTARFSLISHIVQAGAHILYYAANREGKKMITKLQLQQMRNVDITQVDRSTLVDIRNIHIDSSLPAAKKMQSYFEQIVNPYCFLCGDTPVRIRFVAEDRTLKQSLCDYFLSLK; encoded by the coding sequence ATGGGCTATTTGTCGTTCCGCAAAAGCATATCCGCTGTTGATGTGCTTTTGCAGGCCGACAAAGCCTATTGTAACTTGACAAAGAAAGCGACCTTTGGTGCGCAGCATAACAGGCAACGGGTACATTCCGTCTGTATCGAGCCAGTCGGCGGGTACGCCATGACAGCTTTTCCCCTACGGGGAAAAGTCGAGCGACAACTACCGCGCCGTAAAACAGGTTTAGCAGCTTGTGGGCGACGACATACAAGGCGGCACAATGATACTCCCGCGTTGAACACCCTCAAAGTATTGCGCGGCGCACCCATAAGCATGGGCCGGGGTGAAACTCCCGTGAGGTTGCAGCTAACAACCGCCCGTTTCAGCCTTATTTCTCATATCGTACAAGCCGGAGCGCATATTCTGTACTATGCCGCTAACCGGGAGGGAAAGAAGATGATTACCAAGTTACAACTTCAACAAATGAGAAATGTTGATATTACACAGGTTGACCGCAGCACTTTGGTTGATATTCGTAATATCCATATTGACAGTTCTTTGCCAGCAGCAAAGAAAATGCAAAGCTACTTTGAGCAGATTGTAAATCCATACTGTTTTCTTTGTGGTGATACACCCGTAAGAATACGGTTTGTCGCAGAGGATAGAACGCTAAAGCAATCATTGTGTGATTACTTTTTAAGTCTGAAATAA
- a CDS encoding helix-turn-helix domain-containing protein, which produces MMNTVRKSENLLPFPVISAAANGDTTAMCAILKHYEGYIAKLCTRTLKDDAGNTYSYVDEEMRNRLQVRLITRTLAFHVG; this is translated from the coding sequence ATGATGAATACCGTTAGGAAATCTGAAAATCTGTTGCCGTTCCCTGTCATTTCCGCAGCGGCAAACGGCGACACAACCGCCATGTGCGCGATCTTGAAGCATTACGAGGGTTACATAGCGAAACTTTGTACCCGCACGCTGAAAGACGACGCGGGCAATACCTATTCCTATGTGGACGAGGAAATGCGTAACAGGCTGCAAGTGCGCCTTATTACCCGCACCCTTGCTTTTCATGTAGGATAA
- a CDS encoding sigma-70 family RNA polymerase sigma factor produces MELSSSDKERIQHQYDALAKKTLVGEAKSHRRTLAKRAAREVTFSDLSESELAQLFTTDEYESDYFRFQVSGFDVLVKNELLAEALNALPERKRDIILLSYFLDMSDAEIGELLNVVRTTVFRHRKSALAKIKQYLEGKADDEYR; encoded by the coding sequence ATGGAGCTATCTTCTTCCGACAAGGAAAGAATACAACATCAGTACGACGCATTAGCAAAGAAAACTTTGGTCGGCGAAGCGAAAAGCCACCGCCGCACTCTTGCGAAACGCGCAGCACGCGAAGTTACTTTTTCGGATTTGAGCGAAAGCGAACTCGCGCAGCTTTTCACAACGGACGAATACGAAAGCGATTATTTCCGTTTTCAAGTGTCCGGCTTTGATGTACTCGTCAAAAATGAACTGCTTGCCGAAGCCCTTAACGCTTTGCCCGAAAGGAAACGCGACATTATCCTTTTGTCCTACTTCTTGGATATGAGCGACGCGGAAATTGGCGAACTGCTGAATGTTGTACGCACGACGGTTTTCCGGCACAGGAAATCCGCGCTTGCGAAAATCAAACAGTATTTGGAGGGAAAAGCAGATGATGAATACCGTTAG
- the rlmN gene encoding 23S rRNA (adenine(2503)-C(2))-methyltransferase RlmN, translating into MKRLPKYTPAEVRNDPYGFTYKEMSEVIGENEAKALYEELYKQLPRKKNLSMLVKNICKSSDTEKYVYELKDNKYIETVFIKRRDGGTVCVSTQVGCPVGCIFCESGRNGFVRNLTSSEIVQQIILLRRKVNRIVFMGMGEPLFNYDNLIKAIHILRDRYGLNFPTDGITISTVGPVDQLKKLREEHLKIQLTISLHAATQSARNRIIPHMRIYAIEDVVKQALSYSERHNRKIVFAYLLLPGINDRPSDVRQLAKWFRGKKVMINVLQYNPTSNSRIKAPQKREIVAFKHQLEQAGLEVTMRVSHGREINAACGQLANTYNKFKKK; encoded by the coding sequence ATGAAACGTTTACCTAAATATACGCCTGCGGAAGTACGGAATGATCCATACGGATTTACTTACAAAGAAATGTCGGAAGTTATTGGCGAGAATGAAGCAAAAGCCTTATATGAAGAATTATATAAGCAATTACCACGCAAAAAAAATCTATCAATGTTGGTAAAAAATATTTGCAAAAGCAGTGATACTGAAAAGTATGTTTACGAACTGAAAGACAACAAATACATTGAAACGGTTTTTATCAAGCGGCGAGATGGTGGAACTGTTTGCGTGAGCACACAAGTCGGTTGTCCTGTTGGTTGTATTTTTTGTGAGTCCGGGCGAAATGGCTTTGTTCGTAATCTAACATCGTCAGAAATCGTACAACAGATTATATTGTTGCGTCGAAAAGTAAACCGTATCGTTTTTATGGGTATGGGAGAGCCTTTATTCAATTATGACAACTTGATAAAAGCAATCCATATTCTCCGAGATAGATATGGGCTCAACTTTCCAACCGACGGCATTACCATATCAACAGTTGGTCCGGTCGATCAATTAAAAAAATTGCGCGAGGAACATCTTAAAATTCAGTTGACAATATCTTTACACGCAGCAACACAATCTGCAAGAAATCGTATTATTCCTCACATGCGCATATATGCTATTGAAGATGTTGTTAAGCAAGCCTTATCCTATTCTGAAAGGCATAATCGCAAAATTGTCTTTGCGTATTTGCTTTTACCGGGTATAAATGACCGGCCCTCAGATGTAAGACAACTTGCAAAATGGTTTCGGGGCAAAAAAGTTATGATTAACGTGTTACAATACAACCCAACAAGCAATTCAAGAATTAAAGCACCACAGAAACGGGAAATAGTTGCATTCAAACATCAATTAGAGCAAGCAGGACTTGAAGTTACTATGAGAGTTTCTCATGGCAGAGAGATTAACGCGGCTTGTGGACAGTTAGCTAACACATATAATAAATTCAAAAAAAAATGA
- a CDS encoding cysteine-rich KTR domain-containing protein, whose product MLKKYWIKCPICNGKTRVQVFHNTVLKDFPLFCPKCKLTHIIDVEKLEIVIKNTEKQTFII is encoded by the coding sequence ATGCTTAAAAAATATTGGATAAAATGTCCGATTTGTAACGGAAAGACGAGAGTTCAAGTATTTCATAATACTGTATTAAAAGATTTTCCTCTTTTCTGCCCTAAATGCAAATTGACGCATATCATTGATGTAGAAAAATTAGAGATTGTAATCAAAAATACAGAAAAACAAACTTTTATTATTTAG
- a CDS encoding helix-turn-helix transcriptional regulator, which produces MAKRPVPLYDFKAFGAAIKAARNEYGESRKKVSDELYISPRYLANIENKGQQPSLQVFYDLVTRYHISVDQFFFPNSNAEKSTGRRQLDALLDGMSDKGIRIVTATAREITEVEKAED; this is translated from the coding sequence ATGGCAAAAAGACCCGTACCATTGTACGACTTTAAGGCTTTCGGGGCAGCTATAAAAGCCGCGAGAAATGAATACGGCGAGAGCCGCAAAAAGGTAAGCGACGAGTTATATATTTCCCCGCGCTACCTTGCGAATATCGAGAACAAGGGACAACAGCCGAGTTTACAGGTATTCTATGACCTTGTAACCCGGTATCATATTTCGGTAGATCAATTTTTCTTCCCGAACAGCAATGCGGAGAAATCCACCGGGCGGCGGCAGCTTGACGCGCTGCTGGACGGTATGAGCGATAAAGGCATACGGATTGTAACCGCAACAGCAAGGGAGATAACGGAAGTCGAAAAAGCAGAGGATTAA
- a CDS encoding transposon-transfer assisting family protein, with product MKMDFSKDELAMVYQYAAGTKEETLAGLKEIVPVIRDRQTREIVENTIRKLDAIPEPECRRFIADTKQRFIQKRDNSIRRRLAEAKAQARAEKPHPKRKQPDRERS from the coding sequence ATGAAGATGGATTTTTCAAAAGACGAGTTGGCTATGGTCTATCAGTACGCCGCCGGTACGAAGGAAGAAACTCTTGCGGGGCTGAAAGAAATCGTGCCGGTTATCCGTGACCGGCAGACAAGGGAGATTGTGGAGAATACCATCCGAAAGCTGGACGCCATCCCGGAGCCGGAGTGCCGCCGCTTTATCGCTGATACGAAGCAGCGGTTTATCCAGAAGCGGGACAATTCCATCCGGCGCAGGCTTGCCGAAGCCAAGGCACAGGCGAGGGCGGAAAAGCCACATCCCAAGAGAAAACAGCCAGACCGGGAACGGTCATAA
- a CDS encoding DUF3847 domain-containing protein, which produces MNEKLEKLNQEIEKTEKKLRWAQQEEKRLTHQAKALTRKERTHRLCTRAAMLESYLPHPEAITDEQVSLFLKLLFRKDSTRQLMEKVFAGNGTEKEGAE; this is translated from the coding sequence ATGAATGAAAAGCTGGAAAAACTCAATCAGGAGATAGAGAAAACGGAAAAGAAGCTGCGCTGGGCGCAACAGGAGGAAAAGCGTCTGACCCATCAGGCTAAGGCGCTGACCCGGAAGGAACGGACGCACCGGCTTTGCACCAGAGCCGCCATGCTGGAAAGCTACCTTCCCCACCCGGAAGCCATCACGGATGAACAGGTCAGTTTGTTCTTGAAGCTGCTGTTCCGGAAGGACAGCACCCGGCAGCTTATGGAAAAAGTGTTCGCCGGAAACGGCACAGAGAAGGAGGGCGCAGAATGA
- a CDS encoding DeoR family transcriptional regulator, whose amino-acid sequence MEVEFMTADTALPPCMPLPRAMLRLPISSTAKVMYARMLDIVFLSGIEDANGILFIHFPIVELAAALARSTMTVKRSLNELEDAGLILRVRQGFGEPNKIYVLIPKKEASRR is encoded by the coding sequence ATGGAAGTTGAATTTATGACCGCAGACACCGCCCTACCGCCCTGTATGCCGCTGCCGAGAGCCATGCTGCGGCTCCCGATCAGCAGCACCGCAAAGGTCATGTACGCCCGGATGTTGGATATTGTTTTCTTGTCAGGTATAGAGGACGCCAACGGGATTTTGTTTATCCATTTCCCTATCGTGGAACTGGCGGCGGCACTTGCCCGCAGCACCATGACCGTGAAGCGTTCCCTGAATGAATTGGAGGACGCCGGACTGATACTGCGAGTGCGTCAGGGCTTCGGGGAACCCAACAAAATATATGTACTCATTCCGAAGAAGGAGGCCAGCCGCCGATGA
- a CDS encoding helix-turn-helix transcriptional regulator produces the protein MNRINRVTSILIQLQSKKIIPAKEIAQRFNISLRTVYRDIRTLEEAGIPIGSEAGKGYFLVEGFLLPPVMFTAAEVGALITAGKFLNCHGDESFIKDFDSAMYKITRLHHSNVILLSACFHISDCW, from the coding sequence TTGAACAGGATTAACAGAGTAACCTCTATTCTTATTCAGCTGCAATCAAAAAAAATAATTCCTGCCAAAGAAATTGCACAGCGATTTAATATAAGCTTAAGGACAGTTTACAGAGATATCCGGACACTTGAAGAAGCCGGAATACCAATTGGATCTGAGGCCGGAAAAGGATATTTTCTTGTAGAGGGCTTCCTACTTCCGCCGGTAATGTTTACAGCGGCGGAAGTGGGTGCATTGATTACAGCAGGGAAATTTTTAAATTGCCATGGAGATGAATCATTTATAAAGGATTTTGATTCAGCTATGTATAAAATCACACGACTTCATCACTCAAATGTAATTCTTCTATCGGCGTGTTTTCATATTTCCGATTGTTGGTAA
- the aph(3')-IIIa gene encoding aminoglycoside O-phosphotransferase APH(3')-IIIa, producing the protein MAKMRISPELKKLIEKYRCVKDTEGMSPAKVYKLVGENENLYLKMTDSRYKGTTYDVEREKDMMLWLEGKLPVPKVLHFERHDGWSNLLMSEADGVLCSEEYEDEQSPEKIIELYAECIRLFHSIDISDCPYTNSLDSRLAELDYLLNNDLADVDCENWEEDTPFKDPRELYDFLKTEKPEEELVFSHGDLGDSNIFVKDGKVSGFIDLGRSGRADKWYDIAFCVRSIREDIGEEQYVELFFDLLGIKPDWEKIKYYILLDELF; encoded by the coding sequence ATGGCTAAAATGAGAATATCACCGGAATTGAAAAAACTGATCGAAAAATACCGCTGCGTAAAAGATACGGAAGGAATGTCTCCTGCTAAGGTATATAAGCTGGTGGGAGAAAATGAAAACCTATATTTAAAAATGACGGACAGCCGGTATAAAGGGACCACCTATGATGTGGAACGGGAAAAGGACATGATGCTATGGCTGGAAGGAAAGCTGCCTGTTCCAAAGGTCCTGCACTTTGAACGGCATGATGGCTGGAGCAATCTGCTCATGAGTGAGGCCGATGGCGTCCTTTGCTCGGAAGAGTATGAAGATGAACAAAGCCCTGAAAAGATTATCGAGCTGTATGCGGAGTGCATCAGGCTCTTTCACTCCATCGACATATCGGATTGTCCCTATACGAATAGCTTAGACAGCCGCTTAGCCGAATTGGATTACTTACTGAATAACGATCTGGCCGATGTGGATTGCGAAAACTGGGAAGAAGACACTCCATTTAAAGATCCGCGCGAGCTGTATGATTTTTTAAAGACGGAAAAGCCCGAAGAGGAACTTGTCTTTTCCCACGGCGACCTGGGAGACAGCAACATCTTTGTGAAAGATGGCAAAGTAAGTGGCTTTATTGATCTTGGGAGAAGCGGCAGGGCGGACAAGTGGTATGACATTGCCTTCTGCGTCCGGTCGATCAGGGAGGATATCGGGGAAGAACAGTATGTCGAGCTATTTTTTGACTTACTGGGGATCAAGCCTGATTGGGAGAAAATAAAATATTATATTTTACTGGATGAATTGTTTTAG
- the sat4 gene encoding streptothricin N-acetyltransferase Sat4, with protein sequence MITEMKAGHLKDIDKPSEPFEVIGKIIPRYENENWTFTELLYEAPYLKSYQDEEDEEDEEADCLEYIDNTDKIIYLYYQDDKCVGKVKLRKNWNRYAYIEDIAVCKDFRGQGIGSALINISIEWAKHKNLHGLMLETQDNNLIACKFYHNCGFKIGSVDTMLYANFENNFEKAVFWYLRF encoded by the coding sequence GTGATTACAGAAATGAAAGCAGGGCACCTGAAAGATATCGATAAACCCAGCGAACCATTTGAGGTGATAGGTAAGATTATACCGAGGTATGAAAACGAGAATTGGACCTTTACAGAATTACTCTATGAAGCGCCATATTTAAAAAGCTACCAAGACGAAGAGGATGAAGAGGATGAGGAGGCAGATTGCCTTGAATATATTGACAATACTGATAAGATAATATATCTTTACTACCAAGACGATAAATGCGTCGGAAAAGTTAAACTGCGAAAAAATTGGAACCGGTACGCTTATATAGAAGATATCGCCGTATGTAAGGATTTCAGGGGGCAAGGCATAGGCAGCGCGCTTATCAATATATCTATAGAATGGGCAAAGCATAAAAACTTGCATGGACTAATGCTTGAAACCCAGGACAATAACCTTATAGCTTGTAAATTCTATCATAATTGTGGTTTCAAAATCGGCTCCGTCGATACTATGTTATACGCCAACTTTGAAAACAACTTTGAAAAAGCTGTTTTCTGGTATTTAAGGTTTTAG